A part of Centroberyx gerrardi isolate f3 unplaced genomic scaffold, fCenGer3.hap1.cur.20231027 Scaffold_61, whole genome shotgun sequence genomic DNA contains:
- the LOC139914094 gene encoding early growth response protein 4-like: MLLERDDSFMSEFEDACSAWVDSVGSSPSYGTDSDVGSPFSQAFSPGTDASDSDFFSDFSDCSSDTLSPSLGYSGSFFAEPVPVPALSSSTDAILNMITEIVGICTEMEQPDARSLPGGFGDAANPDMSLPPLAAAQPLPPSSTSHPVVVKSEFSTSSCSSGCGQPSVPGNDALYPASADCLLPLSALEQQVDVADFIEALLSSEAAQGELKPGCEVKQEPVGLEDWLKSLAVAPGTGGDSSSYVISRPVVKTELVQSELQFPPIPTTLDALLLSSLLPGSFPIVNLSSVHAAGASKPSRGGRRAPAKGAVKVKPFPCSVQGCERRFSRSDELNRHVRIHTGQKPFQCTICSRSFSRSDHLTTHTRTHTGEKPFSCDVCGKRFARSDERKRHGRVHVKQQLRAQMMAAYSLAFSAPGV; the protein is encoded by the exons ATGCTTCTGGAGCGCGACGACAGCTTCATGTCGGAGTTTGAGGACGCGTGCAGCGCCTGGGTGGACAGCGTGGGCTCGAGCCCCAGCTACGGCACCGACTCCGACGTGGGCTCGCCTTTCtcccaag cctTCTCTCCGGGAACTGACGCCTCGGACTCGGATTTCTTCTCCGACTTCAGCGACTGCTCCTCGGacacgctctctccctccctcggcTACTCCGGCAGCTTCTTCGCCGAACCGGTGCCGGTACCGGCGCTGAGCAGCAGCACGGACGCGATCCTCAACATGATCACGGAGATCGTGGGGATCTGCACCGAGATGGAGCAGCCTGACGCTCGGTCTCTCCCTGG CGGCTTTGGAGATGCTGCCAACCCCGACATGAGCCTCCCTCCCCTGGCTGCAGCTCAGcctctgcccccctcctccacttcaCACCCTGTGGTCGTCAAAAGCGAGTTTTCcacctccagctgcagcagcgggTGCGGGCAGCCCTCCGTGCCCGGGAATGATGCGCTCTACCCGGCCAGTGCCGACTGTCTCCTCCCGCTGTCGGCTCTGGAGCAGCAGGTGGATGTGGCGGATTTCATCGAGGCTCTGCTGAGCTCCGAGGCCGCCCAGGGCGAGCTGAAGCCCGGCTGCGAGGTCAAACAGGAGCCGGTGGGGCTGGAGGACTGGCTGAAGAGCTTAGCAGTGGCACCGGGTACCGGGGGGGATTCCAGCAGCTACGTCATCAGCAGACCTGTAGTCAAGACGGAGCTCGTGCAGAGCGAACTCCAgttcccccccatccccaccaCTTTAGACgcgcttctcctctcctccctcctaccGGGCTCGTTCCCGATAGTCAATCTCAGCAGTGTGCACGCGGCAGGCGCCTCCAAACCCTCACGCGGGGGCAGAAGAGCTCCTGCCAAAGGCGCCGTCAAAGTGAAGCCGTTCCCATGCTCCGTGCAGGGGTGCGAGCGCCGCTTCTCGCGCTCGGACGAGCTGAACCGGCATGTGCGCATCCACACGGGACAGAAGCCGTTCCAGTGCACGATCTGCTCACGCAGCTTCAGCCGCAGCGACCACCTGAccacgcacacgcgcacgcacacggGGGAAAAGCCCTTCTCCTGCGATGTGTGCGGCAAGCGCTTCGCGCGCAGCGACGAGAGGAAGAGGCACGGGCGCGTGCACGTCAAGCAGCAGCTGCGCGCACAGATGATGGCAGCCTACTCCCTGGCCTTCAGCGCGCCTGGCGTCTAA